From Spirosoma aerolatum, one genomic window encodes:
- a CDS encoding DUF6766 family protein, with protein MNRFFRENGLSVVLLIITVLTLVGQTLVGWAVFNEELQEYGKPPLVLASYLTSGHYIEAVFENWESEFLQMGLYVLLTVSLFQKGSSESKSLTESEEVDREPQPTRKGAPWPVKRGGWISKLYQNSLSLAYFLLFALSFWLHALGGLKEYNTEQTLKGKAEQLTLVEFMSSSDFWFQSLQNWQSEFLSVLSIVVLSIFLRQKGSPQSKPVDASNDDTGE; from the coding sequence ATGAATCGTTTTTTTCGGGAGAATGGGCTATCAGTTGTCCTGCTCATTATTACAGTACTTACACTGGTAGGCCAAACGTTGGTTGGCTGGGCGGTTTTCAATGAGGAACTTCAGGAGTATGGAAAGCCTCCGCTGGTATTAGCAAGTTATCTTACCAGCGGACACTATATCGAAGCCGTCTTTGAAAATTGGGAAAGTGAATTTCTACAAATGGGGCTCTATGTGCTGCTGACAGTTTCCCTGTTTCAGAAAGGCTCTTCCGAATCCAAAAGCCTGACCGAATCTGAAGAAGTGGATCGGGAGCCGCAACCCACTCGCAAAGGAGCGCCCTGGCCCGTTAAACGGGGAGGGTGGATCTCGAAACTCTATCAGAATTCGCTTAGTCTGGCTTATTTTCTGCTTTTTGCCCTTTCGTTCTGGCTACACGCGCTGGGTGGCCTCAAGGAGTATAATACCGAACAGACCCTGAAAGGGAAAGCCGAACAGCTCACACTCGTGGAGTTTATGAGTAGTAGTGATTTCTGGTTTCAATCGCTGCAAAACTGGCAGAGTGAATTTTTGTCGGTGCTGTCAATCGTTGTCCTTTCTATTTTTCTTCGGCAGAAGGGCTCCCCGCAATCCAAGCCGGTCGATGCATCGAATGATGACACGGGCGAATAA
- a CDS encoding response regulator, producing MPDLNGLQTLMELRRNESWRRTPVVMMRNASSLEERDASYEAGANPFLVNPAGLEPLRETLEMVCH from the coding sequence ATGCCTGACCTGAACGGTCTACAAACACTGATGGAACTGCGTCGGAATGAATCCTGGCGTCGTACTCCCGTCGTTATGATGCGTAATGCCAGTTCGCTGGAAGAACGCGATGCCAGTTATGAAGCTGGAGCTAACCCCTTTTTAGTAAATCCCGCTGGGTTGGAGCCACTTCGGGAAACTCTGGAGATGGTCTGTCACTAG
- a CDS encoding CheR family methyltransferase, which produces MAKKKATSTTAQPASVSNVPIVAIGASAGGLEALVELLKNLSPTTGLAYVYIQHLDPSQETHLVDILSRATVMTVLEAEHQMRVEPNQLYIIPPDRDMEVADGILTLQLRPTRSSIHMPIDQFFLSLAERQREGAIAVILSGTASDGTLGLRAIKAAGGITFAQDDSARFLSMPRSAIAEGVVDRVLSPVEIARELERLSGQISLFQQTKVIENQENEHQGSFKEESVEGSNEDLRSIIQLLRRATGVDFSHYKVTTIRRRIIRRTLLYKLDSLRAYAEYLRQHPEEAMLLYDDLLINVTTFFRDTDTMDYIQKVLLPQLVREKASAEPIRIWVPACSTGQEAYSMAMLLLEVLGEYSLSRTIQLFATDLSESAVAKARLGSYTRGEVMDVSPRRLQRFFTKVDDHYRINKSVRDLCVFAPHNLLKDPPFSRLDLISCRNLLIYLDTPLQRKAIITFHYALNPNGYLVLGKSETVGTSAQLFSQLEKNYKVFTRRNDVDSRATFAMTPRQLDGENPARPISVPKIINPFNGEMGLRNVAFGLTTNSAFDLDKLVDNLLLSQYVPASVVVNQDMDILQFRGSTGLFLEPSPGKASLNLIRMARPTLVFELRNAIHKAHKSSETVRKSGLEFKVRNKTHYASIEAIPLDTATGERLFLIIFEEIEPPTTPVTQSTSARNKRIKELETELANLREDMRSIIEEQEASNEELQSANEEIISSNEELQSINEELETSKEEIESTNEELLTINQELQVRNDQLSEAHQFSEDIFRTIREATLILDTELRVKSANPAFYRLFQLTETATERRLIYELGNRQWDIPELRLMLTDIVTSGAQFQGFELTYSSPETGDKILSLNARRVVRQQDSILLAIDDITERRRSQELLAEREAWFHQIADNAPTLIWVTDADGHITFLNKVWLNYTGRSMKDVQEHGWVESLHPDDQAVYQVAYNRNIKVRQMFNSEYRLHRRDGEYRWMLENAQPLFSADGTFKGYIGSSADVHLQHEINQELDQRVQKRTEDVAKRTRQLSTLVENTPDVITRWDSNLRLLFANHAFVEKTGQSIGDLLGKTNAEMGMTDDIAGPYMAKLRYTFDTGQSQEHYNAFQTQSGLAQFYSRMVPEFGPDNTIESVLAIARDITDLQKAERELETTALNLQAVLNSSPAAIGFLKPIRDRNQIITDFQLVVCNAEFAAVADYTIEQLIGSTLAQLAEKLWQEQTLPNVRHVLETGEPFQEERYEPTADQWMLITLLKYDDGVVLTGRDISLLKKAEQQQEQLLTELEKSNESIQILERLRQQLRERSELLRSTSHDLRGNFGIIQGAASLLDFASSDDERRQMLVMLQRNIQQATQLITEMLNMARLEAGQEELHITSFDAAELLNELAESVRPLARERNLWLKVEGDECLMVESDSVKVRRIAQNLLLNALSYTNTGGVSISWKPEADRWLLIIADTGPGLPAPPHTKTGEGIGLIIVRQLCELLGGQMAIESQPNKGTRFLLWFPQRYGRD; this is translated from the coding sequence ATGGCAAAGAAGAAAGCTACTTCTACTACTGCCCAACCAGCCTCTGTTTCTAATGTTCCGATTGTAGCGATTGGCGCTTCGGCTGGTGGTCTGGAAGCGTTGGTCGAACTATTGAAAAATTTATCGCCCACGACCGGGTTGGCCTACGTCTATATTCAACACCTCGACCCTTCCCAGGAAACGCATCTGGTAGACATACTAAGCAGGGCCACGGTAATGACCGTACTGGAAGCTGAGCACCAGATGCGGGTAGAACCGAATCAGCTTTACATTATTCCGCCCGACCGGGATATGGAGGTAGCAGATGGCATACTCACCCTACAGCTTCGACCAACTCGTTCGTCGATCCATATGCCCATCGACCAGTTTTTTCTATCATTGGCAGAGCGGCAGAGAGAAGGGGCAATTGCCGTGATTCTGTCCGGAACGGCTTCTGATGGAACACTTGGCCTGCGGGCGATTAAGGCGGCAGGAGGGATTACATTTGCCCAGGACGACTCCGCCCGGTTTCTGAGTATGCCCCGGTCGGCCATTGCGGAAGGAGTCGTTGACCGGGTATTATCGCCCGTCGAAATTGCCAGAGAGCTGGAGCGATTGAGTGGCCAGATTTCGTTGTTTCAGCAAACAAAGGTGATTGAGAATCAGGAGAATGAGCATCAGGGATCATTCAAAGAAGAATCGGTCGAAGGCTCCAACGAAGACCTGAGAAGTATTATTCAGCTATTACGCCGGGCTACCGGGGTAGATTTTAGCCATTATAAAGTAACGACCATACGTCGTCGGATTATTCGCCGAACCTTGCTTTATAAACTTGACTCGCTGCGAGCCTACGCCGAATACCTGCGCCAGCATCCCGAGGAAGCGATGTTGCTCTATGATGATCTGCTGATCAACGTGACGACCTTCTTCCGGGATACCGATACCATGGACTATATCCAGAAAGTGCTGTTGCCGCAACTGGTTCGGGAAAAAGCATCGGCCGAGCCGATTCGTATCTGGGTACCGGCCTGCTCGACTGGGCAGGAAGCCTATTCAATGGCGATGCTGTTACTTGAAGTGCTGGGCGAATACTCACTGAGTCGTACTATTCAGCTGTTTGCGACCGACCTGAGCGAATCGGCAGTTGCGAAAGCCCGGTTGGGAAGCTATACGCGGGGAGAGGTGATGGATGTATCGCCCCGGCGGCTGCAACGGTTTTTTACCAAAGTAGATGATCACTACCGCATTAATAAATCGGTTCGGGACCTATGCGTGTTTGCGCCCCATAACCTGCTGAAAGATCCACCATTTTCACGACTGGACCTAATTAGCTGTCGAAATCTGCTGATCTATCTTGATACACCTCTCCAGCGCAAAGCCATCATTACGTTTCATTATGCACTGAATCCCAATGGCTATCTGGTTCTGGGTAAGTCAGAAACAGTGGGCACATCGGCTCAGCTTTTTTCGCAGTTGGAAAAGAACTACAAGGTATTCACACGCCGAAATGATGTCGATAGCCGGGCCACCTTTGCCATGACGCCCCGGCAGCTTGATGGCGAAAATCCGGCTCGTCCAATTAGCGTTCCTAAAATCATAAACCCGTTCAATGGCGAAATGGGGTTACGGAACGTGGCATTCGGCTTGACGACAAATTCTGCCTTTGATCTGGATAAACTGGTTGATAACCTGTTGCTTAGTCAGTATGTGCCGGCTAGCGTAGTGGTTAATCAGGATATGGATATTCTTCAGTTTAGAGGCTCAACGGGCTTATTTCTTGAACCCTCTCCCGGCAAAGCTAGCCTGAATCTGATCCGAATGGCTCGCCCTACGCTGGTATTTGAATTGCGAAACGCCATTCATAAAGCACATAAATCGAGTGAGACCGTACGGAAAAGTGGACTGGAATTCAAAGTGCGTAATAAAACGCACTACGCATCGATTGAAGCCATACCCTTGGATACGGCGACTGGTGAGCGGCTGTTTCTGATTATTTTTGAAGAGATAGAACCGCCGACAACTCCCGTTACGCAATCGACCAGCGCCCGAAACAAACGGATCAAAGAACTGGAAACGGAACTGGCCAACCTCCGTGAGGACATGCGTTCGATTATTGAAGAGCAGGAAGCCAGCAATGAAGAGCTCCAGTCGGCCAATGAGGAAATCATCAGCAGCAATGAAGAACTCCAGAGTATTAATGAAGAGCTGGAAACCAGTAAAGAAGAGATCGAATCTACCAATGAAGAATTGCTGACGATCAATCAGGAACTTCAGGTACGAAATGACCAATTGTCGGAAGCGCATCAGTTTTCGGAAGATATTTTCCGAACCATCCGGGAGGCTACGCTGATTCTGGATACTGAACTGCGGGTAAAAAGTGCCAATCCAGCTTTTTATCGGCTGTTTCAACTTACCGAAACGGCAACTGAACGGCGGCTCATTTATGAACTGGGCAACCGCCAGTGGGATATACCCGAACTTCGGTTGATGCTGACGGATATTGTAACTTCAGGAGCGCAGTTTCAGGGATTCGAGCTAACCTATTCGTCGCCAGAAACGGGCGATAAAATTCTGTCGCTCAATGCCCGTCGGGTTGTTCGGCAACAGGATTCTATTCTCCTGGCCATTGATGACATTACCGAGCGTCGAAGATCGCAGGAATTGCTGGCCGAACGGGAGGCTTGGTTTCATCAGATTGCCGACAACGCCCCCACACTCATCTGGGTGACGGATGCCGATGGACATATTACGTTTCTGAACAAAGTCTGGCTCAATTATACCGGACGGAGCATGAAAGATGTGCAGGAGCATGGCTGGGTCGAGAGCCTTCATCCCGACGATCAGGCGGTTTATCAGGTTGCTTACAACCGCAACATTAAAGTTCGGCAGATGTTTAACTCAGAGTACCGTCTCCACCGACGCGATGGTGAATACCGCTGGATGCTGGAAAATGCGCAGCCTTTATTTTCCGCAGATGGTACATTCAAGGGTTATATAGGCTCATCGGCGGATGTTCATTTACAGCACGAGATCAATCAGGAATTGGATCAGCGCGTGCAGAAACGGACTGAGGATGTGGCTAAGCGTACCCGGCAGTTGAGCACACTGGTCGAAAACACACCAGATGTGATTACCCGTTGGGATAGTAATCTACGGCTGCTGTTTGCCAACCATGCGTTTGTCGAGAAAACCGGACAATCGATCGGCGATCTGCTGGGTAAAACCAATGCCGAAATGGGCATGACCGACGACATTGCTGGCCCTTATATGGCTAAACTGCGGTATACATTCGATACGGGCCAATCGCAGGAGCATTATAACGCGTTTCAGACGCAAAGTGGGTTGGCTCAGTTCTATTCGCGCATGGTGCCCGAATTTGGACCCGATAATACGATTGAAAGTGTTCTGGCCATTGCCCGCGATATTACGGATCTGCAAAAGGCCGAACGTGAACTCGAAACGACGGCACTGAACCTCCAGGCCGTTCTGAATAGTTCACCGGCTGCTATCGGGTTTCTAAAGCCGATTCGCGATAGGAACCAGATCATAACGGATTTTCAGCTAGTTGTCTGCAATGCAGAATTTGCGGCTGTTGCCGATTATACAATTGAACAATTGATAGGATCAACCCTCGCTCAGTTGGCTGAAAAACTCTGGCAGGAACAGACCTTGCCCAACGTTCGGCACGTTCTGGAAACCGGCGAACCGTTTCAGGAAGAACGATATGAACCCACCGCCGATCAATGGATGCTTATCACTTTACTGAAATATGATGATGGTGTAGTACTGACCGGGCGGGATATCAGCCTGCTGAAAAAGGCAGAACAGCAGCAGGAACAGTTACTGACTGAATTAGAGAAATCGAACGAGAGCATACAGATTCTGGAACGACTTCGGCAACAACTCCGTGAAAGGAGCGAACTCCTGCGCAGCACCTCGCACGATCTGCGGGGTAATTTTGGTATTATTCAGGGGGCCGCTTCCCTACTCGATTTTGCCAGTTCTGATGACGAACGGCGGCAAATGTTGGTTATGCTCCAGCGCAATATTCAGCAGGCTACCCAACTAATAACCGAAATGCTCAACATGGCCCGGCTGGAAGCAGGGCAGGAAGAGTTGCACATCACTTCGTTTGATGCGGCTGAGTTACTCAACGAACTGGCAGAAAGTGTACGACCGCTTGCCAGAGAACGAAATTTGTGGCTCAAGGTGGAAGGCGATGAATGCTTGATGGTTGAGAGTGATAGCGTAAAAGTTCGTCGCATTGCTCAGAATCTGCTGTTGAACGCCCTGAGTTATACGAATACAGGAGGGGTGTCAATAAGCTGGAAACCGGAGGCTGACCGCTGGCTACTGATAATTGCCGATACAGGACCGGGGTTGCCGGCCCCACCCCATACGAAAACGGGTGAAGGTATTGGGCTGATAATTGTCCGGCAGTTGTGTGAATTACTGGGTGGCCAGATGGCGATAGAGAGCCAGCCCAACAAAGGAACACGTTTTCTGTTATGGTTTCCTCAGAGGTATGGCCGGGATTGA
- a CDS encoding chemotaxis protein CheB: MTKRDIIVIGASAGGVYALKELVAALPSDFQPALFVVQHVSPHAPSYLPDILTTAGHLIATHPLDGELIQPGHIYIAPPDHHLLVEYDQVIVKKGPKENRFRPSIDALFRSAAYTYGPRVIGIVLTGMLDDGTSGMWSIKRLGGTCIIQEPEEAMYASMPSSVLNYVDVDYSLPVADMALLLIRLTKETVMEKPALSKEEEKRLETEVNIAAQDSAFDLGILNMGELTPLTCPECNGALISIKEGKLIRYRCHTGHAFTASSLLAETTKVVEESYWKAVRSLEETVLLLENSGKQFAEGGNEDAAEQFLEKAAFMRERARITRKFAMEQEKYSEDSVQ; encoded by the coding sequence ATGACAAAGCGGGATATAATTGTTATTGGCGCATCAGCAGGGGGCGTATATGCCCTGAAAGAATTAGTCGCTGCATTACCATCTGACTTTCAGCCCGCTCTGTTTGTTGTTCAGCATGTATCCCCTCATGCACCAAGTTATTTACCCGATATTTTGACAACAGCAGGACATTTGATAGCAACGCATCCACTGGATGGTGAATTGATTCAGCCAGGGCACATTTATATCGCCCCGCCCGATCATCACCTACTGGTCGAATATGATCAGGTTATTGTTAAAAAAGGTCCTAAAGAAAACCGTTTTCGACCGTCAATCGATGCCCTGTTTCGCTCGGCCGCTTATACATATGGTCCCAGGGTTATCGGCATCGTATTAACCGGAATGCTCGATGATGGCACATCAGGTATGTGGTCGATTAAACGACTGGGTGGCACCTGTATCATCCAGGAACCAGAAGAGGCCATGTATGCCAGCATGCCCAGTAGTGTTCTGAATTATGTCGATGTAGATTATTCGCTGCCCGTAGCTGACATGGCTCTTCTATTAATCCGGTTGACTAAAGAGACGGTGATGGAAAAACCGGCGCTTTCTAAGGAAGAAGAAAAACGACTGGAAACGGAAGTTAACATTGCAGCTCAGGACAGTGCATTCGATCTGGGTATCCTGAATATGGGAGAGTTGACTCCACTGACCTGCCCAGAATGTAATGGCGCTTTAATTAGTATCAAAGAAGGCAAACTCATTCGATACCGCTGCCATACGGGCCACGCGTTTACGGCAAGTTCTCTCCTCGCCGAAACGACGAAAGTAGTAGAAGAGTCATACTGGAAAGCCGTCCGTAGCCTGGAAGAAACCGTCCTATTGTTGGAGAATTCGGGAAAACAATTTGCTGAAGGGGGAAACGAAGACGCTGCTGAGCAATTCCTTGAGAAAGCAGCATTCATGCGGGAACGCGCCCGAATCACGCGCAAATTTGCCATGGAGCAGGAGAAATATAGTGAGGATTCGGTCCAATAA
- a CDS encoding ABC-F family ATP-binding cassette domain-containing protein, with protein sequence MLSVQNVSLRYGKRVLFDDVNIKFTSGNCYGVIGANGAGKSTFLKILSGEIEPQTGGVSITPGERMSVLKQNQSAYDEFPVLQTVIMGNQRLYDIMQEKDVLYAKTDFTDADGEKAAELEAEFAEMNGWDAESDAAQLLSGLGIKESMHYAQMADLNGSEKVRVLLAQALFGNPDILLLDEPTNNLDVESSIWLENFLANFDNTVIVVSHDRHFLDQVCTQIVDIDFSKVKLFAGNYSFWYESSQLALKQRQDQNKKTEDKRKELEEFIRRFSANASKSKQATSRAKLLEKLTIEDIQPSSRKYPYVNFKSEREPGDQILTVENLTYTAEDGTKLFENLSFTVNRKDKIFLYSRDGLAVSALMDILAGERKADSGTFKWGITITMSYFPTDAEKDKFFQTDLNLVDWLRQYSTEKDESFIRGFLGRMLFSGEESLKKASVLSGGEKVRCMLSKMMLSGANVLLLDEPTNHLDLESIESLNNGLIDFKGPVLFTSHDHQFVQTIANRIIEITPAGIIDKLMTYDEFIADERVKAQREGLYEAVA encoded by the coding sequence ATGCTATCGGTACAAAACGTCTCACTGCGCTATGGTAAGCGGGTGTTATTCGACGATGTAAATATAAAATTCACCTCTGGCAACTGCTACGGCGTCATCGGTGCCAACGGAGCTGGTAAATCAACGTTTTTAAAAATTCTGTCCGGTGAAATCGAGCCGCAGACGGGTGGCGTATCCATCACACCTGGTGAGCGGATGTCGGTGCTGAAACAGAACCAGTCCGCTTATGATGAATTTCCGGTGTTGCAGACGGTAATCATGGGTAACCAGCGCCTGTACGACATCATGCAGGAAAAAGACGTACTCTACGCCAAGACCGACTTCACCGATGCTGACGGCGAAAAAGCCGCTGAACTCGAAGCCGAATTTGCCGAAATGAACGGTTGGGATGCCGAATCAGATGCTGCACAACTGTTATCGGGCCTGGGCATTAAAGAAAGTATGCACTACGCCCAGATGGCGGATTTGAATGGTTCGGAAAAAGTGCGGGTGCTGTTGGCGCAGGCCCTGTTTGGAAATCCCGACATTTTGTTGCTCGACGAACCGACCAACAACCTCGACGTAGAATCGAGCATCTGGCTCGAGAACTTCCTGGCTAATTTCGACAATACCGTGATTGTTGTATCGCACGACCGGCACTTTCTGGATCAGGTGTGTACACAAATCGTCGATATTGATTTCAGTAAAGTGAAGCTCTTTGCTGGAAACTATTCGTTCTGGTACGAATCGAGTCAACTGGCACTGAAACAACGGCAGGATCAGAACAAGAAAACCGAAGATAAGCGGAAAGAACTGGAAGAGTTTATCCGTCGGTTCTCGGCTAATGCCTCGAAGTCCAAACAGGCTACCAGCCGGGCCAAGCTGCTGGAAAAGCTTACGATTGAGGATATTCAACCCTCGTCGCGGAAGTATCCGTATGTGAACTTCAAATCGGAACGGGAGCCCGGCGATCAGATTCTGACGGTCGAAAATCTGACGTATACAGCCGAAGATGGCACCAAACTGTTCGAAAACCTGTCGTTTACGGTCAATCGGAAAGACAAAATTTTTCTCTATAGCCGCGATGGCCTGGCTGTTTCGGCCCTGATGGATATTCTGGCGGGCGAACGCAAGGCCGATTCGGGTACGTTTAAGTGGGGTATTACGATCACCATGTCGTATTTCCCGACGGATGCGGAAAAAGATAAATTCTTCCAGACAGACCTTAATCTGGTTGACTGGCTACGGCAGTACTCAACGGAAAAGGATGAAAGCTTTATCCGGGGATTTCTGGGCCGGATGTTGTTTTCGGGCGAAGAGTCGCTGAAAAAAGCCAGTGTATTGAGCGGGGGGGAAAAAGTGCGGTGTATGCTATCGAAAATGATGCTGTCGGGGGCTAACGTGCTGCTGCTCGACGAACCGACCAACCACCTCGACCTTGAATCCATCGAGTCGCTCAACAATGGGTTGATCGACTTTAAAGGCCCAGTGCTGTTTACCTCACACGACCACCAGTTTGTACAGACCATTGCCAACCGGATCATCGAAATCACCCCGGCAGGTATTATCGACAAACTAATGACCTACGATGAGTTTATTGCCGATGAGCGCGTAAAAGCGCAGCGTGAAGGGCTATATGAAGCAGTGGCCTAG